ACCAATTCACTCACTCCATGCCTTTAAAAAAGGAAGTGCTGAACTTAATTGGACTCCGATGAATAATTTGTATAAAAAAGTTTTGCATTTTAATATCAAATTAAAATGGTTTTTTGTGATTTCATTTCCTGTTTTAGTGCTTTTTGGAACAGTTCAGCTTTTTGGATTGATGAAATATCAACTTTTTCCAGAATTTGACTCGGATAAAATGTTTATTCGTGGAAGTTTTAATGTAAATCATTCGGTAGAAGATACTGCAAAAAAATTAGAAGTTATTGAAAATGGTCTTTTGGAAATGCAAGATGAATTGCAAATTAAATCGATTTCGCTTCTTGCAGGTTTTCAAAATACTACTCTTGGCGGAGTTGAAATTAAGCCGAATGTTTTTGAATTAAATATCGAATTGCACAATAAAGTTCCGCAAAATTTTATTGACAAATATGTAACACCAAACCTTTCACCAAGTTATGATCCAAATGGACGAATTCGTGATATTCATGTTGCAGAAATTGCCGAAAAAATTAAAAACCGTTTCTCTGATTTAAATATTGAAGGAATGGAAGAGTTTCTAATTATTCGCGATAAACCTGCCGTTACAAAATATGATGTCGAAATCCAATTAAATAGTGCCGATGAGGTCGCTCTGCGAGATGCAATTTCTAAATTAGAAAACAAGATGTCAGGAATAAACGGAATTATCTCTTACGGAAATGATGCAAAAGATGGAATTCGTGAAGTCAAACTTTATCCAAATGCCTATGGAGAATCTCTCGGATTTTCAGAAGCTTCTCTTTCTCGTGCGGTTGCTCCATTTTTCTTAGAAGTTGAGCAGAGTCGAGGTTTAGGAAATGAGGGAATTGTTCAAGTTGTTACTCGAGAAAAGAATTTAGAAAGTATTGAACTTTTGCAAAATTTTGAGATTTCTACTCCAGACGGAACTAAATTTGTGCAAATTAAAGATGTTGCAAACTTCAAAGATTTTTACGGTTTTGATTCAATTTTTAAAGAAGATGGTGTTTCTGTAAAAACAGTTTATGCAAATGTTGATACAACAATCATCACGGCAACTGAAGTTTTGCAACAAATCGATACAACTTTAAATGAGATTCAAAACAGCGGAAAAGTCTCTTTTGCATTAAAAGGCGAACAGGAACAAAACAAGCAAATGATGAAAGAGTTGGGACTCGCTTTTATGATTGCAATGTTCCTTATTTTTATCACACTTCTTGTTATGTTTAACTCTTTCCGTGCCACTTTTACAGTTTTATCTGTAATTCCACTTTCAGTTATTGGTGCAGTTGGCGGACACATTTTAATGGGAGTTAATTTCACAATGCCGTCAGTAATTGGGATTCTAGGACTTGCAGGAGTTGTTATCAACAATGGAGTTGTTATGCTTGAATTTATTCGTAAAGCACACTCTATCGATGAGGTTTTAGAAAGAGCATCACTCCGATTGCGACCGATTCTGATTACATCAATAACAACATTTGTCGGACTTTCAACTCTTATTTTCTTTGCGACTGGTCAAGCGGTAATTTTGCAACCGATCTCAATTTCGCTCGGTTTTGGATTGATTTGGGGAACTGTTTTAAATCTAATTTTCTTGCCTGTTGTGTTTGTGATCCTAAACGGTAAAAGATTAGGAATTGAATACCCACTTTTAAGAAAACTCGCTTTTTGGAGATAGTTTTTTGTCGGATTTTTCCGACAATCTTTAAGAAATTTCTATTTTTGTTTCACTCTATTTGTAAAAATTCTCCAATTTTTCCATTCTCTTGTTTTTTTATAAACTCTTCTTTAAATTTCTTGAATCCAGAATATGATAGTTGAGAAAAGATAGTATTTTTTTCCAAATCAATCACAAACTCACCAATTTGTTCATCTACGGAAATTCTGATGGGAATTGTTCCAGAGTTATCTTTTAGATTTATAGATGCATTCTCAATTTTAAAGAATACTTTTTTTGTTACACCTGCCATTGAGAAAACAAATTTATCATCTTTTGATTCGCCCTCAAACTCAACATCTTGAAGCGGAATATCGTAAATGCCAAAATTAAAAACAGAGTTCATGAATTTTATAATTTCTCTATCTTCAGTTGCGATATTCTCATAAATTCCAGTGAATTTAAAATGTTGTTTATCAATTTCTGAAACTGAAATTTTTCCAATACCGTAAAATATTTTCTCTTTAAATATTTTTTGAAGTACTAAACCGATTGGAACTTTTTCAAAATTCAAAATATTTTCGTTTTGACCAACTGTAAATTCTGTTTTTCTATTAAAAATATCAGATTTTCCAGAAAAAATTATTGAATTCTGAAGATAGTATAGTGTTCCATTAAAACTATTTTCATCAACTTTAAAAAAGGCATTTTCACTTTTTAATTCTCTCTTGTTTCCACTAAATGAGGCATTTATATCGATGAGGTCGCCAAAAAGCTTTAAATCAAAAAGTCTTTTCAAAGTATGAACTTTAAAATCTTTTGAGAAAATCTCACTCTCTATACTCTCTCCAGATTTTCTGTATTTGAAAATTAATCTCTCCTTTTCGCTCTTTAAATCCCCGCTGATTTTGAAATCTCTAAACGAAACAAAAAAATTTCCATTTGCAGAAAAAGTTTTATTAGAGACGATATCTTTTTGAAACCAGCTCCAATCACCTTTTAAAATTCTATATTTAAGATCTATTTCTAAGTCAAAAAAGTCTATTTCTCCAGAAAATTCTACTCCTCGTTTCTCTTCTATAAAAATATCGAAAGAGACAAATCCATTTTCAAAACTTAAATTCCGTATAGAAATATCTTTTGCAAACTTGTTATAAAATTTGTTTTCAATTAAAGATTCAAGTATTGGCTTGTGCATGATATAAATTACAAAAAATGATACAAGAGCCATAAAATAGTGCTTTTTCAAATATATTCCATTTTCTCGAAATTCTACCGACACAGAGTTAAATCCGATTAAAATCGTGAAATATCCACTATTGAAAAATTCTGGAGTCGTAATTTTTCGATAAAATGTTAGAAAAATGGTGCTTTTGAAAATTATTTCATTTTTAATCTATATATTTACTTCGCTTTTTGTAATTCTTGCGACTGTATCCATATTTTATTCTCAAAAAATTGTTGTTCCCTACACAATTCATATTCCGCAAGGTTCTATTTCTGGTGTTTTAGAATCTCTTGAAAAACAGCTTGAAACATCTTTTTATAAAATTGACGGTTTGACAATATCATATTTTGGTCAGCCACAAGCTGGAGAGATTATGATGGGTGGTGGAGAGATGGAGAGATGGCAGTTTCTGCAAAGAGTTACCAAAGCAAAAAGTATAATTTCAAATGAAGAGATTACTCTAATTCCAGGTGAGACGACTCTCTATTTCTTGCAGGGTTTAGCTGAGAGATATAGTGTCGATTTCGAGAATTTAAAAAAGTTTTGGAGTGAAAAATCTCCAATTAAAGAGGGTTTCTTAATTCCAAATACTTATAAAAAAGGGAACGAAACTTTAGAGGATTTTTTGCAAAGATATTTAAGAATGTCTAACAAAATCCATAAAGAGAGAGCTTCTAAATACGGAAAAAGTTCAAAAGAGTGGCTAGAAATTCTTATTGTTGCTTCAATTATTCAAAAAGAGAGCGGAAATGTTGAAGAGATGCCAATTGTTAGTAGTGTAAT
This region of Thiovulum sp. ES genomic DNA includes:
- a CDS encoding cation/multidrug efflux pump (PFAM: AcrB/AcrD/AcrF family), whose protein sequence is LVPVLASSLTTIFAFFPMLALTNEMGEFLKMIPVAIVILIFASILESFVFLPIHSLHAFKKGSAELNWTPMNNLYKKVLHFNIKLKWFFVISFPVLVLFGTVQLFGLMKYQLFPEFDSDKMFIRGSFNVNHSVEDTAKKLEVIENGLLEMQDELQIKSISLLAGFQNTTLGGVEIKPNVFELNIELHNKVPQNFIDKYVTPNLSPSYDPNGRIRDIHVAEIAEKIKNRFSDLNIEGMEEFLIIRDKPAVTKYDVEIQLNSADEVALRDAISKLENKMSGINGIISYGNDAKDGIREVKLYPNAYGESLGFSEASLSRAVAPFFLEVEQSRGLGNEGIVQVVTREKNLESIELLQNFEISTPDGTKFVQIKDVANFKDFYGFDSIFKEDGVSVKTVYANVDTTIITATEVLQQIDTTLNEIQNSGKVSFALKGEQEQNKQMMKELGLAFMIAMFLIFITLLVMFNSFRATFTVLSVIPLSVIGAVGGHILMGVNFTMPSVIGILGLAGVVINNGVVMLEFIRKAHSIDEVLERASLRLRPILITSITTFVGLSTLIFFATGQAVILQPISISLGFGLIWGTVLNLIFLPVVFVILNGKRLGIEYPLLRKLAFWR
- a CDS encoding YceG family protein (PFAM: YceG-like family~TIGRFAM: conserved hypothetical protein, YceG family), which codes for MVLLKIISFLIYIFTSLFVILATVSIFYSQKIVVPYTIHIPQGSISGVLESLEKQLETSFYKIDGLTISYFGQPQAGEIMMGGGEMERWQFLQRVTKAKSIISNEEITLIPGETTLYFLQGLAERYSVDFENLKKFWSEKSPIKEGFLIPNTYKKGNETLEDFLQRYLRMSNKIHKERASKYGKSSKEWLEILIVASIIQKESGNVEEMPIVSSVIYNRLKKRMKLQMDGTLNYGLYSHQRVSSERIRNDNSQFNTYKHRGLPKIPVCNPSLEAIEAAINPAKTDYLYFVRIKDTKRHKFSKSYIEHKKAIERNR